The Oligoflexia bacterium genome segment TACTTTATAAATATCCACCCAAGTTCTGGAGAATATTCCCATTCCCTCATAAAGACTGGCTGAGCTTAATCCCTCTTTTGCAAAAAAATCGATATGCCAACCTTGAATGCCATTTCCGATATCTTCAGCTTTAAAAATTCCGTCATGAATTGAACCATCAGGGAGCTTCATACCTTTAACAGCTGGGATAAAAACTGTACTACCAAGAGGAATCTCTCGCGTATCAACAGCGATAGTTCTGTAGGGCGTGAGAACACAATCGCCCACACCCATGCCCCAAGTTGATGTTGTGTATTTATAGCGAACTTCTCCGTTTATGACGTTTGCATAGTTTACTGTTTTTCCGTTTAAAAGAATTCCTGTACCTTCAATATCTAGTTCCTTTTTAAACTTGGCTGATACCTTCGCAAGCACATTACCAACTGTGTCCTTTATTTCAGCATCAGTGCCAGGAACGTAAGATTTTTCATTAAGCACATAATAAAATGTTGAATAAAAGCTGCCGATTTTCTCACCACTATTAATAGTAGTTGTCGCATGGGCGGTCTGATTTATTGTGAATAGTAATAGCCAAATAATTTTAACAGCGAACAGCTGGCTGATATTTTTGAACGACATGGAGTCCGGCCCTTTCATAAAAGTTTAACTCAGTTGTCCAATCAATACGGACTGTTTCGCATCCTTTAGATTTCAAAATTTCCCAACTTGCTTTTAAAATTTCAGAACCGTAGCCCTCACCTCGAGCAAACGAAGCAACACCAATTGGGCCCAACCCACACGTGCCCTTCATTGGCGTAGCAAAATAAACACCCGGGGCCCAGTAATCTGTGTTCCAACCATACAGTCGCGCATAGCCCACGATTTTGTCTTTTATGAAATATGCAAAATAGTGCTGAAGTTTATTATTTTGTGCATCTTCTATAATTTCTCGAGCCCATCGCCCCTTAAATTCGGCTTCAACAAAACTTAACAGTTCTTTTTCCTCTGCCTTATTTTGTGTTTGGCGAAGAATGCCTGGCGACTGCTGCACACTTCGCAGGCTTTGATCTGCTTGATGTTTAAGATTTACTTGCTCTATGAGTTCTTCGATTGAACCTTGAAAATCCATGACGACTTCCCCCGTTGGGGAGAAATACTCAAGCCAAGGTTTTTGCTCACTCAGTAACGGAACTCCAGGAAACAAATGTTTGTCACCGCCGCCAAAAGTAATTTTTTTTATTTCAAGTTCAAGAGCTTTTTCGTCTAGAGCGTCAATAGCCTGCTTGCAAATATGCTTAATTGACGATGTTTTAAGAGGTACTGCGAGATGAAGCCTGAGCTGCGTACTCTCTTTTTTGATGAATAGGCAAAAATCATTGTTTTGGATTATGAATCGATCTGTTGGAGGCAAAGTGAAAAATGTCGCCTCAAGCAGCTCACTTGTAAGTGGAAGCTGTGCGCCATAATGGGCATTCCATGCCTCTAAAATTCCTTCCATCTCCATATACTTAAGAATTAGCCCATCTTCGCTTTTGACAGTCAATGCTTAATTTTGCAGACTACTTAGAGGGAGTCGTCTCTTCATGCAGAAAAGTTATATATTCGCTTTAATCTTCTCATTCATCGCGCTGATTCCCAGTGCCCATGCAACGCTTTCGATTCCCTCTGGTTTGTCAGATGGCGAACAAGAACTCGTTCTTCAAATTTTAGGCTTTGGTACAAGTTTTCGCCCAGTAGATAATCCTTATCCACTAGGTGGGTACAGCGGTGTCGAGCTAGGTTTAAGTTTTTCTAACATTCCAACTGGTGACATCGGGCATTTCGGAGACAAAGCTGCGGTTGATCGCAACGTGCTTTACCCCCAACTGACTTTGGGTAAAGGAATTTTTGATAGCGTTGATTTATTTTTTAATTTTTCACCTTACAATGAAAACACAGGCATTGGAGTCTACTCAGGCGCATTACGGTGGGGGTTTTTTCAAGCTACTTTTGTGCCCGCATGTTTTAGTTTACTTGTTCATGGCACCAACACGAATTTCAACAACGTTCTCATTACACAAACTATGGGAGTTGATTTAATATCAGGTGTTAACGTTGATCCATTCTCATTTTATGTTGGGGCGGGAAGTC includes the following:
- a CDS encoding GNAT family N-acetyltransferase; the encoded protein is MEMEGILEAWNAHYGAQLPLTSELLEATFFTLPPTDRFIIQNNDFCLFIKKESTQLRLHLAVPLKTSSIKHICKQAIDALDEKALELEIKKITFGGGDKHLFPGVPLLSEQKPWLEYFSPTGEVVMDFQGSIEELIEQVNLKHQADQSLRSVQQSPGILRQTQNKAEEKELLSFVEAEFKGRWAREIIEDAQNNKLQHYFAYFIKDKIVGYARLYGWNTDYWAPGVYFATPMKGTCGLGPIGVASFARGEGYGSEILKASWEILKSKGCETVRIDWTTELNFYERAGLHVVQKYQPAVRC